In the genome of Streptomyces sp. NBC_00190, one region contains:
- a CDS encoding alcohol dehydrogenase: MSTYRVAQVTSPGGRFEIVERAVPQPGPGHVRIAVDACGVCHSDAVFVGAMVPGVRFPLVPGHEVAGRIEALGEGAQERGWQLGDRVAVGWFGGSCGHCTPCRQGDFIVCEALKVPGWAYDGGFAEALIAPADALARIPDALAATDAGPMACAGVTTYNGLRRSSARPGDLVAVLGIGGLGHLAVKYAVAMGFETVAIARGADKADFAMQLGAHHYVDSTAGTGVADALRSLGGAKVVLATAANSSAISATVDGLTHRGELVVIGAAPEPLEIRPTQLFMSARIVRGHPSGTSQDVQDTMAFSVLHGIRPTVEAVPLSQADEAYQKMLSGAARFRMVLTG; the protein is encoded by the coding sequence ATGAGTACCTATCGAGTCGCGCAGGTCACCTCCCCCGGCGGACGGTTCGAGATCGTCGAGCGCGCGGTGCCGCAGCCGGGGCCCGGCCACGTGCGCATCGCCGTCGATGCCTGCGGTGTCTGCCACAGCGATGCCGTCTTCGTGGGCGCCATGGTGCCGGGCGTCCGGTTTCCGCTGGTCCCCGGCCACGAGGTCGCCGGGCGCATCGAAGCCCTGGGCGAAGGGGCACAGGAACGGGGCTGGCAGCTCGGTGACCGGGTGGCCGTCGGCTGGTTCGGCGGCAGCTGTGGCCACTGCACACCTTGTAGGCAGGGCGATTTCATCGTCTGCGAGGCCCTCAAGGTCCCCGGCTGGGCATACGACGGGGGTTTCGCGGAGGCGCTGATCGCGCCGGCCGACGCCCTGGCCCGCATCCCCGACGCGCTGGCCGCCACCGATGCGGGCCCCATGGCCTGCGCGGGAGTGACCACGTACAACGGACTGCGGCGCAGCTCGGCGCGACCGGGCGATCTGGTCGCCGTGCTCGGCATCGGTGGCCTCGGCCACCTGGCCGTGAAGTACGCGGTGGCGATGGGCTTCGAGACCGTGGCCATCGCCCGTGGGGCCGACAAGGCGGACTTCGCTATGCAGCTCGGCGCTCACCACTACGTCGACAGCACAGCGGGCACGGGCGTAGCGGACGCGCTGCGGTCCCTCGGCGGCGCCAAGGTCGTCCTGGCCACCGCTGCCAACTCCAGCGCCATCAGCGCGACCGTGGACGGTCTGACGCACCGCGGTGAGCTGGTGGTGATCGGCGCGGCCCCTGAGCCGCTGGAGATCCGCCCGACGCAGTTGTTCATGAGTGCACGGATCGTCCGCGGCCATCCGTCCGGCACCTCTCAGGACGTGCAGGACACCATGGCGTTCAGTGTGCTGCACGGGATCCGCCCGACCGTTGAGGCGGTGCCGCTGAGCCAGGCCGACGAGGCCTACCAGAAGATGCTCTCGGGCGCCGCGCGCTTCCGGATGGTGCTCACCGGCTGA
- a CDS encoding TetR/AcrR family transcriptional regulator, translating to MTTPLRKDAARNWERIVAVARVLVDQGAPLQLNDVARRAGLGVGTVYRHFATPEALLETIAAPCLEALAEHGERALADPDPWRAFEGFLRRVVEAQVAEASLAPVTATTTDTLPRTTELKKSLKSSGSRLLDRALEAGVVRPDVASGDLVPLMCGIAHAVEVRGGAPAGRIDTARRYLATLLGGMRAAPPNA from the coding sequence ATGACAACACCCCTGCGCAAGGACGCGGCCCGCAACTGGGAGCGGATCGTCGCCGTCGCCCGCGTCCTGGTCGACCAGGGCGCACCGCTGCAGCTCAACGACGTCGCCCGCCGCGCCGGACTGGGAGTCGGCACTGTCTACCGGCACTTCGCCACTCCCGAGGCGCTGCTGGAGACCATTGCCGCTCCCTGCCTGGAAGCCCTGGCCGAGCACGGCGAGCGGGCGCTGGCCGACCCCGACCCCTGGCGCGCGTTCGAGGGCTTCCTGCGCCGCGTCGTCGAGGCGCAGGTCGCCGAAGCCTCCCTGGCTCCGGTCACCGCCACAACCACGGACACGCTGCCGAGGACGACGGAACTCAAGAAGTCACTGAAGTCGTCCGGCAGCAGACTCCTGGACCGGGCCCTCGAGGCCGGGGTGGTCCGCCCCGATGTCGCCTCCGGCGACCTCGTCCCGCTGATGTGCGGCATCGCCCACGCCGTCGAGGTCCGCGGCGGCGCTCCCGCCGGCCGGATCGACACTGCACGCCGCTACCTGGCCACCCTGCTCGGGGGCATGCGAGCCGCCCCGCCCAACGCGTGA